From the Vibrio tubiashii ATCC 19109 genome, the window ATAACAGAGCTATATGGTCTTATCTATTTCAACAAGCTAAGAAAGGTAATTAGTAACGTTCGGTGGACAATGCAGTTTATTAAATTCTTATCAGTTGGAGTTATCAATACAGTTATTGGTTATGGTACGTTCCTCGTCTTTTTAAGGTTTCTCGCAATTGATCCAGAAGTCGCAAATGCTATCGGATATTTGTTTGCGCTGACAGTAGCATTTTTTTTGAATAAAAATTTTGTTTTTGGGGGGGGGAGTCATTCTACATCTAGTATTTCAAGGTTTATTTTTTCTTTTTTGATTTCATTTTTGATTAATCAGAGCGTTTTACATTTTTTTTGCCACTATTTGCAGCTTCCGCCTGAATTATCTCAAATCCCAGCAATGCTGACCTACACGATAGCATTTTTTTTGTTGAACAAATTTTTTGTTTTTAAGCACAAAGTATGACGACTCTGAACGTAAAAATGGTAAGTTATGAAGTTAGTTTCAGACAGGAAGTAAAAAACCTTTGCGAGAGACATAGATATCTCGGATATGGGAGCGGCCTAGCGGTGTCAATGAATGCGTCATAACAGTAAGTAGCAACCGAGATACTTTTGTTCGCTTCATCTCTCGATAGGACTAAGAGCTCACCTCCCATATTATTCGATGCCTAACGGGAAGTCGACGTTTCAACACTTAAAGATTAGCTCTCTGGCATCGCTCGATACGATGTTTTGTTGCAACAAACAGGGCACATGGTACAACAGACTTGAAGCTTCCAGCTTTCTGCGACCAGAGGAGATTTATGCTTTAGTCATTGTTATTACCGATATTCCCAGCAAAACCAATGTTAATTCTTGATAGCGATAAATCGCTTGGATAGTTCCTAGAGCCCATAACTACAAGCTATCGGACAGATATGCTTAAGGTTTACAAACGTTGTTATCTCGAATGACCTAAGTGGTATTGATTGTGTTGAACCACATTCATGTTTCGCTATTAAGAATGGCGTAGATAGGAT encodes:
- a CDS encoding GtrA family protein → MQFIKFLSVGVINTVIGYGTFLVFLRFLAIDPEVANAIGYLFALTVAFFLNKNFVFGGGSHSTSSISRFIFSFLISFLINQSVLHFFCHYLQLPPELSQIPAMLTYTIAFFLLNKFFVFKHKV